A single region of the Trueperaceae bacterium genome encodes:
- a CDS encoding isoleucine--tRNA ligase, with the protein MFDEVRSDVDFPALEGRIAALWRERDVFRRSVARPAPRGDWVFYEGPPTANGKPGVHHVIARAFKDLFPRFKTMQGHRVSRKGGWDTHGLPVEIAIEKRLGFTNKAQIEEYGIAEFNALCRADVFSNIQDWTLMTERIGFWIDMDDPYITYTNEYIESCWWILKDLFDRGLLVEDYKTTWHSPSSNTTLASHEVALGYREDVEDPSVYPKFPAVLPDLVERGVVPDAARPVYFLAWTTTPWTLAANTGLAVLGDATYALVEAPARHDAPGGDRDLYLVAAALVDAVFPDGAPRVLATVQGAALVGARYRPLLVGRPAEGADPAAGHRVVADDFVSLDDGTGIVHVAPAYGDLDVGRAHGLPTVFSVDLTGRVMPEVRLVGSDATGAGPYAGTWFKDADAAITRDLDAAGLMFRSGTLLHAYPMNWRDDLPLMNVAKRSWYIRTTAVKDLLLANNDRVGWHPDHVRTGRFGKWLENNIDWALSRERYWGAPLPIWENPDGSRKVCVGTVAELERLTGRDLKGLDLHRPFVDEVTFELDGELYRRVPYTVDVWFESGAMPYAQWHYLGDASTDAAKRDLAQHFPADYICEAIDQTRGWFYSLHALATLLTDPGDAATGRAPGPLAHLSPPTSAFKNLNVLGHIVDEKGEKMSKSRGNAVDPWAVLDAQGADALRWYLYSASPPEATKRFSAGLVEETLRDFFMTLWNVYGFFVLYANLELPDLAAAPTADERPLVDRWLLARLNAVTKAVTEALEDFDPTTASRAIRDFVVDEVSNWYVRRNRRRFWRAGAPGADGARTLDPDALAAYATLHEALVTVAKLMAPMAPFTSEALYQNLVLKVDPTAPDSVHLAAWPTWTTAAGDDALSRDMRALMRLVELGRAARAASGVKLRQPLPEVLVRLRSEEELAGVRALADQLQDELNVKAVRFLAVTDDFVDYTVKPNLPRVGKRLGKLVPRLRAALAAGDGRAIAADVRAARATRIDLGDEVVELEPEDLLLDARSPEGYEAQAEQGYLVALDTRVTPPLRREGLARDVVRLVQNGRKAAGLDVADRIRLTVTGSGELGEALSEHAATLAREVLATSLTLAEPPAGAHVEEHELEGERLRFGIERA; encoded by the coding sequence GCGCAGATCGAGGAGTACGGCATAGCAGAGTTCAACGCCCTGTGTCGCGCGGACGTGTTCAGCAACATCCAGGACTGGACGTTGATGACAGAGCGCATCGGCTTCTGGATCGACATGGACGACCCGTACATCACGTACACGAACGAGTACATCGAGTCGTGTTGGTGGATCCTGAAGGACCTCTTCGACCGCGGCCTGCTGGTCGAGGATTACAAGACCACCTGGCATAGCCCCAGCTCGAACACCACGCTCGCGTCTCACGAGGTGGCGCTCGGGTACCGCGAGGACGTCGAGGACCCCTCCGTCTACCCGAAGTTCCCGGCCGTGCTGCCGGACCTGGTCGAGCGCGGCGTCGTGCCTGACGCCGCGCGCCCCGTCTACTTCCTGGCGTGGACGACCACCCCCTGGACGCTGGCCGCCAACACTGGCCTGGCGGTGCTGGGCGACGCCACCTACGCGCTGGTGGAGGCGCCGGCTCGCCACGACGCGCCCGGCGGCGACCGCGACCTCTACCTGGTGGCGGCCGCGCTCGTCGACGCCGTCTTCCCGGACGGGGCGCCGCGCGTCCTGGCGACGGTGCAGGGCGCCGCGCTCGTGGGGGCGCGCTACCGGCCGCTCCTCGTGGGGCGCCCGGCCGAGGGCGCCGACCCGGCCGCCGGCCACCGCGTGGTGGCCGACGACTTCGTCAGCCTCGACGACGGCACCGGCATCGTGCACGTCGCGCCCGCCTACGGCGACCTCGACGTCGGCCGCGCCCACGGGCTCCCGACCGTGTTCTCGGTCGACTTGACCGGCAGGGTGATGCCCGAGGTCAGGCTGGTGGGGTCGGACGCCACGGGCGCCGGACCGTACGCCGGCACCTGGTTCAAGGACGCCGACGCGGCCATCACGCGCGACCTCGACGCGGCCGGGCTGATGTTCCGTTCCGGCACGCTCCTGCACGCCTACCCCATGAACTGGCGCGACGACCTCCCCCTCATGAACGTCGCCAAGCGCAGCTGGTACATCCGCACCACCGCCGTGAAGGACCTTCTCCTGGCCAACAACGACAGGGTCGGCTGGCACCCCGACCACGTCCGCACGGGCCGTTTCGGGAAGTGGCTGGAGAACAACATCGACTGGGCGCTGAGCCGCGAGCGGTACTGGGGCGCCCCGCTGCCGATCTGGGAGAACCCCGACGGCAGCCGCAAGGTCTGCGTCGGCACGGTGGCGGAACTGGAGCGACTCACGGGTCGCGACCTGAAGGGGCTCGACCTGCACCGGCCGTTCGTCGACGAGGTCACGTTCGAGCTGGACGGCGAGCTCTACCGGCGGGTGCCGTACACGGTGGACGTCTGGTTCGAATCCGGGGCCATGCCGTACGCGCAGTGGCACTACCTCGGCGACGCCTCCACCGACGCGGCGAAGCGCGACCTCGCCCAGCACTTCCCCGCCGACTACATCTGCGAGGCCATCGACCAGACGCGCGGCTGGTTCTACTCGCTGCACGCCCTCGCCACGCTCCTCACCGACCCGGGCGACGCCGCCACAGGTCGCGCTCCCGGCCCCCTCGCCCACCTGAGCCCGCCGACGTCCGCCTTCAAGAACCTGAACGTGCTCGGTCACATCGTGGACGAGAAGGGCGAGAAGATGTCGAAGTCGCGCGGCAACGCCGTCGACCCGTGGGCGGTGCTCGACGCGCAGGGCGCGGACGCCCTCCGCTGGTACCTCTACTCCGCCTCGCCGCCCGAGGCGACGAAGCGCTTCAGCGCCGGCCTCGTCGAGGAGACGCTCCGCGACTTCTTCATGACGCTCTGGAACGTCTACGGCTTCTTCGTGCTGTACGCCAACCTAGAGCTGCCCGACCTGGCCGCCGCCCCGACGGCCGACGAGCGGCCGCTCGTCGACAGGTGGCTCCTAGCGCGGCTCAACGCCGTCACGAAGGCGGTCACGGAGGCCCTCGAGGACTTCGACCCGACCACCGCCAGCCGCGCCATCCGCGACTTCGTCGTCGACGAGGTGAGCAACTGGTACGTGCGCCGCAACCGCCGCCGCTTCTGGCGCGCTGGCGCACCGGGCGCCGATGGGGCGCGCACCCTCGACCCCGACGCGCTCGCGGCCTACGCGACGCTGCACGAGGCGCTCGTCACGGTAGCCAAGCTCATGGCCCCGATGGCGCCCTTCACCAGCGAGGCGCTGTACCAGAACCTCGTGCTGAAGGTCGACCCAACGGCGCCCGACAGCGTGCACCTCGCGGCGTGGCCGACGTGGACGACCGCGGCGGGTGACGACGCCCTGAGCCGCGACATGCGGGCGCTCATGCGCCTAGTCGAGCTCGGTCGCGCCGCGCGCGCCGCCTCAGGGGTCAAGCTGCGGCAGCCGCTGCCCGAGGTGCTGGTGCGCCTCCGCAGCGAGGAGGAGCTGGCCGGCGTGCGCGCCCTGGCGGATCAGCTGCAGGACGAACTCAACGTCAAGGCCGTGCGCTTCCTGGCGGTGACCGACGACTTCGTCGATTACACGGTGAAACCGAACCTACCGCGCGTCGGCAAGCGCCTCGGCAAGCTCGTGCCGCGCCTGCGGGCGGCGCTCGCCGCGGGCGACGGGCGCGCCATCGCCGCCGACGTGCGCGCCGCGCGCGCCACCCGCATCGACCTCGGCGACGAGGTGGTGGAGCTGGAACCCGAGGACCTCCTCCTCGACGCGCGCAGCCCGGAGGGGTACGAGGCGCAGGCCGAGCAGGGCTACCTGGTGGCGCTCGACACCCGCGTGACGCCGCCCCTGCGCCGTGAAGGCTTGGCGCGCGACGTCGTGCGGCTGGTCCAGAACGGCCGCAAGGCGGCCGGACTCGACGTGGCGGACCGCATCCGCCTCACCGTCACGGGCAGCGGCGAGCTGGGCGAGGCGCTGAGCGAGCACGCCGCCACGCTGGCGCGAGAGGTCCTGGCCACGTCCCTCACGCTCGCCGAGCCTCCCGCCGGCGCCCACGTGGAGGAGCACGAGCTGGAGGGCGAGCGACTGCGGTTCGGCATCGAGCGCGCCTGA